A single Streptomyces sp. Edi2 DNA region contains:
- a CDS encoding maleylpyruvate isomerase N-terminal domain-containing protein → MTRSTEADILPSSAVAADDLDRAVQLAVAVLREAPPAAWDGKAGSLEWDCWETVEHLSDDLFAYAVQLGPRRPPLEGPVPFVWESRRPGGPSNAVHADRAAGPVGLLQVLEASGALLVAMVRTTPPRVRAHHVFGVSDPEGFAAMGTVETLVHTHDLAQGLQLVWNPPADVCARVLARLFPDVPEAADPWRTLLWATGRAELPGYPRRTAWRWYGSVRG, encoded by the coding sequence ATGACCCGATCGACCGAAGCCGACATCCTGCCGTCCTCAGCCGTCGCCGCGGATGATCTCGACCGCGCCGTCCAGCTCGCGGTGGCCGTGCTGCGCGAGGCGCCCCCAGCCGCGTGGGACGGCAAGGCGGGCTCGCTGGAGTGGGACTGCTGGGAGACCGTCGAACACCTCAGCGACGATCTGTTCGCCTACGCCGTTCAACTGGGGCCCCGGAGGCCGCCGTTGGAGGGCCCGGTGCCTTTCGTGTGGGAGAGCCGGCGGCCGGGCGGTCCCTCGAACGCCGTGCACGCCGACCGTGCGGCGGGTCCTGTCGGGCTGCTGCAGGTGCTGGAGGCGAGCGGCGCCCTACTGGTGGCCATGGTGCGTACGACGCCGCCGCGGGTGCGTGCCCACCATGTGTTCGGGGTGTCGGACCCGGAGGGCTTCGCCGCGATGGGCACCGTGGAGACGCTGGTGCACACCCACGACCTGGCACAAGGGCTCCAGCTCGTCTGGAACCCGCCCGCCGACGTCTGCGCGCGGGTGCTCGCCCGGCTGTTTCCGGATGTCCCGGAGGCCGCCGATCCCTGGCGCACCCTGTTGTGGGCCACCGGGCGCGCCGAACTGCCGGGGTACCCTCGCCGCACCGCCTGGCGCTGGTACGGCAGCGTTCGGGGATGA